A section of the Streptomyces sp. 6-11-2 genome encodes:
- a CDS encoding PP2C family protein-serine/threonine phosphatase has protein sequence MAGKKGEGAERPPRPDLLARLDSELGRIDEQLRALAGAKHRVQGLLEAVVAITREVELPAVLHRIVTTAMDLVDARYGALGVLDASGESLAQFIVVGLSEQERSSLAEVGFPRGRGVLGHLIRHPEPLRVDDISSHPSSVGLPPGHPAMRTLLGVAVSVRGDIFGDLYLSERRDGQPFDVHDETIVVALARAAGIAIDNVRLFEQVRTGSEQFQRRLLPALPDMRPFDAAAIYRPAAKPHHLGGDWYDAILLPDGAVAVVIGDVVGHDLHAAAAMASTRNMLRALLFTLRTPPSAVLAQLDRTLEAITDNPVTTTSLARIEPAGAAWRLHWSSAGHLPPLLIAPGGRAEYLFKEPGLPLNVDVGLSRPDHTHPLSPDTTVVFFTDGLIEHPDHPLDESLNELAELATTHAALPLQDFVQALADHHPSDAHDDMAILAVRTPR, from the coding sequence ATGGCGGGCAAGAAGGGGGAAGGGGCGGAGCGGCCGCCCCGCCCCGACCTGCTGGCGCGTCTGGACAGCGAACTGGGCCGGATCGATGAGCAACTGCGCGCTCTGGCCGGCGCCAAGCACCGCGTGCAGGGTCTGTTGGAGGCGGTGGTGGCCATCACCCGGGAGGTGGAGCTGCCCGCGGTACTGCACCGCATCGTGACCACCGCCATGGACCTGGTCGACGCCCGCTACGGGGCACTGGGAGTTCTCGACGCGTCCGGCGAGTCCCTGGCGCAGTTCATCGTCGTCGGCCTGTCCGAGCAGGAACGGTCGTCCTTGGCAGAGGTGGGGTTTCCCCGCGGTCGGGGCGTGCTCGGACACTTGATCCGCCACCCCGAACCCCTGCGGGTGGACGACATCTCCTCGCATCCGTCGTCGGTCGGCCTGCCACCTGGCCACCCGGCCATGCGCACCCTCCTGGGCGTCGCCGTCAGCGTCCGCGGCGACATCTTCGGAGACCTCTACCTCTCCGAGCGGCGCGACGGACAGCCCTTCGACGTGCACGACGAGACCATCGTCGTTGCCCTCGCCCGTGCCGCCGGTATCGCGATTGACAACGTCCGGCTCTTCGAACAGGTCCGTACCGGATCCGAACAGTTCCAGCGGCGTTTGCTGCCGGCGCTGCCCGACATGCGGCCCTTCGACGCCGCCGCCATCTACCGGCCCGCCGCCAAACCCCACCATTTGGGCGGGGACTGGTACGACGCCATCCTCCTTCCGGACGGCGCGGTGGCCGTCGTCATCGGCGACGTGGTCGGTCACGATCTGCATGCCGCTGCCGCCATGGCCTCCACCCGCAACATGCTGCGCGCTCTGCTGTTCACCCTGCGGACTCCGCCCAGCGCGGTCCTCGCCCAGCTCGATCGCACCCTGGAGGCCATCACCGACAACCCCGTCACCACCACGAGCCTGGCGCGCATCGAACCCGCGGGGGCTGCCTGGAGGTTGCACTGGAGCTCGGCAGGCCACCTCCCCCCTTTGCTGATCGCTCCGGGCGGCCGGGCGGAGTACCTGTTCAAGGAGCCCGGACTACCGCTGAACGTCGATGTCGGGCTGTCCCGCCCCGATCACACCCACCCCCTGTCCCCGGACACCACCGTGGTCTTCTTCACCGACGGCCTCATCGAGCATCCCGACCATCCCCTCGACGAGAGCCTGAACGAGCTCGCCGAACTCGCCACCACACACGCGGCCCTGCCTCTGCAGGACTTCGTGCAGGCCCTGGCCGACCACCACCCCAGCGACGCACACGACGACATGGCCATCCTCGCCGTGCGCACCCCGCGCTGA
- the abc-f gene encoding ribosomal protection-like ABC-F family protein, giving the protein MSDASVVCSNLSFTWPDDTPLFQDLSFTIGSGRTGLVAPNGAGKSTLLKLIAGELRPGTGSVSVAGTLGYLPQSLPLTGDLTVAEVLDVAAIIQAIDAVESGDVDEKHFTTIGDDWDIEERTRAQLDRLGLADLTLDRSLSTLSGGQVISLGLAAQLLKRPDVLLLDEPTNNLDLDARHKLYDVLEDFNGCLLLVSHDRALLDRMERVAELDRAELRFYGGSFTEYEEAVRAEQEAAEKNVRNAEQELKREKREMQQARERAERRQSNAARNLKNAGLPRIFAGNMKRGAQESAGRAGQMHAGRVSEAKARLDAAGRALREEQRITLDLPDTHVPAGRNLFLGRQLRARLGEKDVFAGQGVDLTVRGPERIALTGPNGAGKSTLLRLLNGDLTPHSGEIKRADGRIAYLSQRLDLLDLDRTVAENFADHAPKRPEAERMNLLARFLFRGPRAHLPVGVLSGGERLRATLACVLCAEPAPHLLLLDEPTNNLDLVSAGQLEGALNSYQGAFVVVSHDERFLCEIGVNRWLRLADGELKETGAPEM; this is encoded by the coding sequence ATGTCCGACGCTTCCGTCGTCTGCTCGAACCTGTCCTTCACCTGGCCCGACGACACTCCCCTCTTCCAGGACCTGTCCTTCACCATCGGCTCCGGCCGCACCGGCCTCGTCGCGCCCAACGGTGCCGGCAAGAGCACGCTGCTCAAGCTCATCGCCGGTGAACTGCGGCCCGGCACCGGGTCGGTCTCCGTGGCCGGCACCCTCGGCTACCTCCCCCAGAGCCTTCCCCTGACCGGAGACCTCACGGTCGCCGAGGTGCTGGACGTCGCCGCGATCATCCAGGCCATCGACGCCGTGGAGTCCGGGGACGTCGACGAAAAGCACTTCACCACCATCGGCGACGACTGGGACATCGAGGAACGCACCCGCGCTCAACTCGACCGCCTCGGTCTGGCCGACCTCACCCTGGATCGCAGCCTGAGCACCCTCAGCGGCGGCCAGGTCATCTCTCTCGGTCTCGCCGCCCAGTTGCTGAAGCGGCCCGACGTGCTGCTGCTCGACGAGCCCACCAACAACCTCGACCTCGACGCCCGGCACAAGCTGTACGACGTGCTGGAGGACTTCAACGGCTGCCTGCTCCTGGTCAGCCACGACCGCGCCCTGCTCGACCGCATGGAACGCGTCGCCGAACTCGACCGCGCCGAACTACGCTTCTACGGCGGTAGCTTCACTGAGTACGAAGAGGCCGTGCGGGCCGAGCAGGAAGCCGCCGAGAAGAACGTCCGCAACGCCGAGCAGGAGTTGAAGCGGGAGAAGCGGGAGATGCAGCAGGCGCGCGAGCGCGCCGAACGCCGGCAGAGCAACGCCGCCCGCAACCTGAAGAACGCCGGTCTGCCGCGTATCTTCGCCGGCAACATGAAGCGGGGCGCGCAGGAGTCCGCGGGCCGGGCGGGCCAGATGCACGCCGGCCGGGTCAGCGAGGCGAAGGCCCGGCTGGACGCGGCCGGGCGCGCGCTGCGCGAGGAGCAGCGCATCACGCTGGACCTGCCCGACACCCACGTGCCCGCCGGACGCAATCTGTTCCTCGGCCGGCAACTTCGCGCCCGCCTCGGCGAGAAGGACGTGTTCGCCGGCCAGGGGGTCGACCTGACCGTCCGGGGCCCGGAGCGCATCGCGCTGACCGGTCCCAACGGTGCCGGCAAGAGCACGCTGCTGCGTCTGCTCAACGGCGACCTGACACCGCACAGCGGCGAGATCAAGCGGGCCGACGGCCGTATCGCCTACCTCTCGCAGCGCCTCGACCTGCTGGACCTGGACCGTACGGTCGCCGAGAACTTCGCCGACCACGCCCCGAAGCGGCCGGAGGCCGAGCGGATGAACCTGCTTGCCCGCTTCCTCTTCCGGGGGCCTCGCGCCCATCTGCCCGTCGGGGTGCTCTCCGGAGGCGAGCGCCTGCGCGCCACCCTGGCCTGCGTGCTGTGCGCGGAACCGGCTCCGCACCTGCTGCTCCTGGACGAGCCGACGAACAACCTCGACCTGGTCAGCGCGGGCCAGTTGGAGGGCGCCCTGAACTCCTACCAGGGGGCCTTCGTGGTGGTCAGCCACGACGAGCGGTTCCTGTGCGAGATCGGCGTCAACCGGTGGCTGCGGCTGGCCGACGGCGAGCTGAAGGAGACGGGGGCCCCTGAGATGTGA
- a CDS encoding MASE1 domain-containing protein: MTVASRDGLRRVGMTALRIVAVAALYYVSGRLGLLQQFMRGQVTPLWPPTGIALAGLLLFGLRVWPGIALGALLIDIPLGPTTPAVLAITAGNTLAPLCSYALLRRSGFRTQMNRFQDALALVFLGALTGMLISATVGSSSLSLAHALPPGGFWLTWWVWWTGDAMGVLLVAPLLLVLRSARRPKNIPRSGWAEGSLLVAATIAVGLLETFPAPLLFLGFPLLTWAAFRFQRAGATPCALAVSTFAILAVTRRAGPFAGHTLLTDMISLQAFNGAAALTALLLAAAITERNQTQAKIEEACRRLAEMVARAAPDTDGPPVLPNPQGDGGENGGQTRAS; this comes from the coding sequence ATGACTGTGGCGAGCCGCGACGGGCTCCGGCGCGTTGGCATGACGGCCCTGCGGATCGTCGCCGTTGCCGCGCTGTACTACGTCTCCGGCAGGCTGGGACTCCTCCAGCAGTTCATGCGCGGCCAGGTCACGCCGCTGTGGCCTCCGACCGGCATCGCGCTGGCCGGCCTGCTCCTGTTCGGACTGCGGGTCTGGCCCGGGATCGCGCTCGGCGCCCTCCTGATCGACATCCCACTGGGACCGACGACCCCCGCCGTGCTCGCCATCACGGCAGGCAACACACTCGCGCCCCTCTGCTCCTACGCACTCCTTCGCCGCAGCGGGTTCCGCACCCAGATGAACCGTTTCCAGGACGCGCTCGCGCTGGTGTTCCTCGGTGCGCTCACCGGCATGCTCATCAGCGCGACCGTGGGCAGCAGCAGTCTGAGTCTCGCCCACGCGCTGCCCCCCGGCGGATTCTGGCTCACGTGGTGGGTCTGGTGGACCGGCGACGCCATGGGCGTCCTGCTGGTCGCGCCGCTGCTGCTCGTCCTCCGCTCGGCGCGCCGGCCGAAGAACATCCCCCGATCCGGATGGGCGGAGGGATCGCTGCTTGTCGCGGCCACCATCGCCGTCGGTCTCCTAGAAACCTTCCCCGCGCCGCTGCTCTTCCTGGGGTTCCCGCTGCTGACCTGGGCAGCCTTCCGCTTCCAGCGCGCCGGAGCCACGCCCTGCGCGCTGGCCGTATCCACGTTCGCCATCCTCGCCGTCACGCGCAGGGCAGGCCCGTTCGCCGGGCACACGCTGCTCACCGACATGATCTCACTGCAGGCCTTCAACGGTGCCGCCGCGCTGACCGCGCTGCTGCTCGCCGCGGCCATCACCGAGCGGAACCAGACCCAGGCGAAGATCGAAGAGGCCTGCAGGCGGCTCGCCGAGATGGTGGCCAGAGCCGCACCGGACACCGACGGTCCGCCAGTGCTTCCCAACCCCCAGGGAGATGGGGGAGAGAACGGCGGACAGACCCGGGCGTCGTGA
- a CDS encoding amidohydrolase family protein, protein MTSLETAAGTAPLAGIADSGPTAAGEGDARRERVDVHHHYTAPEWLDWAEKQEIVHRRKLPPWTRWDLGTALRMMDEAGIRTSVFTVAMLGRLQDPKVRKESALVALEAASDLVQSHPDRFAFYTPLFLDSPDLSMWSLTHGLDDLGAIGVSVRTSAKGVYLGHPDQDRILAELNERSAVVSTHPMDVPGGGAELEGVPPFLCDFLMDTTRAAISLIINGTLDRYPNLSFILPHGGGFLPYIAGRVEVFSDHLTPKVDRARVRDYLHRFYYDTAGPMSPSATPSLLSTVDPSRILYGSDWPPTPAHLVTSVTAPALDNDPALDEQQRRCINRDNAHRLLPSLAARR, encoded by the coding sequence ATGACATCACTAGAGACGGCGGCGGGCACGGCCCCACTGGCCGGTATAGCCGACAGCGGGCCGACGGCGGCGGGGGAGGGCGACGCACGCCGGGAGCGTGTGGACGTACACCACCACTACACCGCGCCGGAATGGCTCGACTGGGCGGAAAAACAAGAGATCGTCCATCGTCGGAAGCTGCCGCCGTGGACCCGGTGGGACCTCGGCACAGCTCTCCGGATGATGGACGAGGCAGGCATCCGGACCAGTGTCTTCACCGTCGCGATGCTGGGCCGCCTCCAGGATCCGAAGGTGCGCAAGGAAAGCGCCCTTGTCGCCCTGGAAGCCGCCAGCGACCTTGTCCAGAGCCATCCCGATCGCTTCGCCTTCTACACACCGCTGTTCCTGGACAGCCCGGACCTGTCGATGTGGTCACTCACCCATGGACTGGACGACCTCGGGGCGATCGGCGTCAGCGTGCGGACCAGCGCCAAGGGCGTCTATCTGGGCCACCCCGACCAGGACAGAATCCTGGCGGAGCTCAACGAACGCTCGGCCGTGGTCAGTACGCACCCGATGGACGTACCCGGAGGCGGCGCGGAGCTGGAGGGTGTGCCTCCGTTCCTGTGCGACTTCCTGATGGACACGACGCGCGCGGCGATCAGTCTCATCATCAACGGGACCCTGGACCGCTACCCGAACCTCAGCTTCATCCTGCCGCACGGAGGCGGTTTCCTTCCTTACATCGCCGGCCGCGTGGAGGTGTTCAGCGACCATCTGACGCCCAAGGTGGACCGCGCCCGGGTCCGTGACTACCTGCACCGCTTCTACTACGACACGGCCGGCCCCATGTCCCCCTCGGCCACGCCGAGTCTGCTGTCCACCGTGGATCCCTCCCGGATCCTCTACGGCAGTGACTGGCCCCCCACCCCGGCTCATCTGGTCACGAGTGTCACCGCACCCGCGCTCGACAACGACCCCGCCCTCGACGAGCAACAGCGCCGCTGCATCAACCGCGACAACGCGCATCGCCTTCTTCCGTCGCTTGCCGCTCGTCGATAG
- a CDS encoding cytochrome P450, whose product MTQLDERDTTDSTADAIAAASRGSAAYRANPYPVYACLRESAPVCRLSPPHGVETYLITRYDDAKAALTDPRISKDMYAAMDAYHTIFGDSSIALDDNMLFSDPPKHTRLRRIVNRAFSPRRIESLGPRIQQITDELLDRCDTDAPIDLLSSFAFPLPLIVICELIGIPEEERAEAQKWCTIVARTGFSKKDKEKLAQAEGALRDYFADLILRKRENASDDLLSDLIRTQDEQGAMTDGELLSTLWVLLFAGHKTTAYLIGNAVFDLLTHRDQLQEVLEDPELLPNAIEEVIRFEGSVENATFRHALEDIDIRGTLIPKGSLVQIAVASANRDPERFACPDTFDVKREGLQSAHLGFGSGAHYCLGAPLARMEMRTALTTLFQRFPKIELDFPASEAEWLKVPFPAFRGLERLPVALVP is encoded by the coding sequence ATGACTCAGCTCGACGAACGGGACACGACGGACTCGACAGCGGACGCGATCGCGGCGGCCTCGCGCGGTTCAGCGGCGTATCGCGCCAACCCCTATCCGGTGTACGCGTGCCTGCGCGAGTCGGCCCCGGTGTGCCGCCTGTCTCCCCCGCACGGGGTGGAGACCTACCTGATCACCCGGTACGACGACGCCAAGGCCGCCCTGACGGATCCGCGCATCAGCAAGGACATGTACGCGGCCATGGACGCGTACCACACCATTTTCGGCGACTCGTCCATCGCGCTCGACGACAACATGCTCTTCTCGGACCCGCCCAAGCACACCCGGCTGCGCCGTATCGTCAACCGCGCTTTCAGTCCGCGCCGAATCGAGTCCTTGGGTCCTCGTATTCAGCAGATCACCGACGAATTGCTGGATCGCTGTGACACCGACGCACCCATCGACCTGCTGTCGTCCTTCGCCTTCCCGCTCCCCCTCATCGTGATCTGTGAGCTCATCGGAATTCCCGAGGAAGAGCGCGCGGAAGCCCAGAAATGGTGCACCATCGTCGCACGCACCGGATTCAGCAAGAAGGACAAGGAAAAACTGGCGCAGGCCGAGGGAGCTCTGCGGGACTACTTCGCCGATCTCATCCTGCGCAAGCGCGAGAACGCGTCCGACGACCTTCTCAGTGACCTGATCCGGACGCAGGACGAGCAAGGCGCCATGACTGACGGCGAGCTTTTGTCGACCCTGTGGGTGCTGCTCTTCGCCGGCCACAAGACGACCGCGTACCTCATCGGCAACGCCGTCTTCGACCTGTTGACCCACCGCGATCAGCTGCAGGAGGTCCTGGAGGATCCGGAACTCCTGCCGAACGCCATCGAGGAGGTCATCCGCTTCGAAGGGTCGGTCGAGAACGCGACGTTCCGGCACGCGCTGGAGGACATCGACATCAGGGGAACGCTCATTCCCAAGGGGTCCCTCGTGCAGATCGCAGTCGCCTCCGCGAACCGGGATCCGGAGAGGTTCGCCTGCCCTGACACCTTCGACGTGAAGCGGGAGGGTCTGCAGAGCGCGCACCTCGGCTTCGGCAGCGGGGCGCACTACTGCCTCGGTGCGCCGTTGGCGAGAATGGAAATGCGAACGGCGTTGACCACGCTCTTCCAGAGGTTCCCGAAGATCGAACTCGATTTTCCGGCGTCCGAGGCCGAATGGCTCAAGGTCCCGTTCCCTGCCTTCCGGGGACTGGAGAGGCTCCCTGTCGCACTGGTTCCGTGA
- a CDS encoding FAD-dependent monooxygenase: MNDRGNEYVPVLVVGGSLVGLSASVFLGRLGIEHCVVERHAATSAHPRGRGNNMRTMELFRTAGLEPHIRKAATTLSKNHGILQVDTLRGENRRWLSARITGRPPEADLCSTIRCACSQNDLEPVLLQGARDLGGDVRFGTELLSFSQDDDGVRAVLQTRDTGETYTVRTDYLLAADGPRSPVRQRLGIEHSGSGDLFHNVSVTFRSKLLREVAGEQKFVVCYVTDPTGEGVLLPVDNEEQWVFHVPWFPERGQTLEHFTDARITDHIRAAAGVRDLDVEITGRAPWHAADRVANSYRDGRVFLIGDSAHEMPPTGAFGSNTGIQDAHNLAWKIAAVLRGWAGSTLLDSYEAERRPVAQTTSARATLQAAREQHPGYSARTASNDTADLMTVALGYRYASRAVVGANAEDPVIPDVLCLNGEPGSRAPHLWVTRDGAKVSTVDLYERSFVLLCGRPGWRTAARGVGARLNVPLDVYSIGDGVEYDLDTGGAADWSSVYGVAPEGAVLVRPDGFVAWRAEAETADMEKELTGVLLQILGR, from the coding sequence ATGAACGATCGCGGCAACGAGTATGTGCCCGTCCTGGTCGTGGGGGGCTCACTCGTGGGCCTGTCCGCATCCGTGTTCCTCGGGCGCCTTGGCATCGAGCACTGTGTCGTCGAGCGCCATGCCGCCACGTCGGCACATCCGCGCGGCCGCGGCAACAACATGCGGACGATGGAACTGTTCCGGACCGCCGGCCTGGAGCCGCACATCCGGAAGGCCGCGACCACGCTGTCGAAGAACCATGGAATCCTTCAGGTCGACACCCTGCGCGGTGAGAACCGGCGCTGGCTCTCGGCGCGGATCACGGGCAGGCCGCCGGAGGCGGACCTGTGCTCGACGATCCGCTGCGCGTGCAGCCAGAACGATCTGGAGCCGGTCCTGCTGCAAGGCGCCCGCGACCTGGGCGGAGACGTGCGCTTCGGCACGGAACTGCTGTCCTTCAGCCAGGACGACGACGGGGTGCGGGCGGTTCTGCAAACCAGGGACACCGGTGAGACGTACACGGTGAGGACGGACTACCTGCTCGCCGCCGACGGTCCCCGCAGTCCCGTCCGCCAGCGGCTGGGGATCGAGCACTCGGGATCGGGAGATCTGTTCCACAACGTCAGCGTCACCTTCCGCAGCAAGCTGCTGCGCGAGGTCGCGGGGGAGCAGAAGTTCGTCGTCTGCTACGTCACCGACCCCACCGGCGAAGGCGTGCTGCTGCCCGTGGACAACGAGGAGCAGTGGGTTTTCCATGTGCCCTGGTTCCCGGAGCGCGGGCAGACACTGGAGCACTTCACCGATGCCCGGATCACCGACCACATCCGGGCGGCGGCAGGGGTGCGCGATCTGGACGTGGAGATCACCGGGAGGGCGCCGTGGCACGCGGCGGACCGCGTGGCGAACAGCTATCGGGACGGACGTGTCTTCCTCATCGGTGACTCCGCCCACGAGATGCCGCCGACCGGGGCGTTCGGATCCAACACCGGTATCCAGGACGCGCACAATCTCGCCTGGAAGATCGCCGCGGTCCTCCGCGGCTGGGCGGGCTCGACGCTGCTGGACAGCTATGAGGCCGAGCGCCGGCCGGTGGCTCAGACCACCAGCGCGCGAGCGACCCTTCAGGCCGCTCGTGAACAGCACCCCGGCTACTCCGCCAGGACGGCGTCGAACGACACCGCTGATCTGATGACCGTGGCGCTGGGCTACCGATACGCCTCGCGGGCGGTGGTCGGCGCGAACGCGGAGGACCCCGTCATCCCCGACGTCCTGTGCCTGAACGGCGAGCCCGGAAGCCGTGCACCGCATCTCTGGGTCACACGCGACGGGGCGAAGGTCTCCACCGTTGACCTGTACGAGCGCTCCTTCGTCCTGCTCTGCGGGAGGCCCGGCTGGCGCACCGCGGCCCGCGGTGTGGGTGCGCGGCTCAACGTACCGCTCGACGTCTACTCCATCGGCGACGGAGTGGAGTACGACCTGGACACCGGCGGCGCTGCGGACTGGTCCTCGGTGTATGGCGTCGCACCGGAAGGCGCGGTGCTGGTGCGGCCGGACGGCTTCGTGGCCTGGCGGGCCGAGGCCGAGACGGCGGACATGGAAAAGGAACTGACCGGCGTTCTCCTGCAGATCCTCGGGCGCTGA
- a CDS encoding NPCBM/NEW2 domain-containing protein: protein MSAPSRRRKAFRSRGAVLAATALFAVLAAEIGPAPPAGAATATASGTPTVIGAVTGFSRSGASYTFTAGTAKARVGFVSADTFRIEVAPDGTFTDPVGGDIVLPQGDPPATRWTDRGDRYELSTNKVTLRVYKSPLRFALYRADGTRLWEETRGITWDGTATTQTLARGADEQFYGTGEQNGSGNTSHRGKTLKVGVDYNWNEGGHPNSVPFYLSSAGYGVYRNTYAPGTYAFTDPVTTTEQENRFDAYYFAGGSTKDVIGQYTKLTGRPMLPPVYGLEVGDSDCYLHNANRGERHTLDALKVADGYVKNDMPLGWMLVNDGYGCGYEDLAETAKGLNDRTMQMGLWTQDGLDKLADQVKAGQRVAKLDVAWVGSGYKFALDGCKDAYRGIEDNSDARGFTWAPESWAGAQRCGVQWSGDQSGSWDYIRWQIPTYAGATMSGLAYTSGDVDGIFGGSAKTYTRDLQWKSFLPAVMTMDGWAAKDKQPYQYGEPYTSINRKYLKLKESLLPYMYTYAAQANRTGVGAVRPLTLEYPDDPKAASDAAKYEFLTGEDFLVAPVYSDTTVRDGIYLPKGDWIDYWSGRTYHGPTTVDGYQAPLDTLPLFVKAGASIPMWPGINSYQDRTADSPLAWDIYPQGRTSFTLYEDDGVTRQHRQGKYAEQRVTVTAPDSGAGAVRIAVGADAGDFAGKQKSRPYQFTVHTGSAPHHVGLDGGALSQFTSKAAFDAADRGWWYDASDRGGVVQIKTRSISTDRAFQVDVDGASAVGGKVPGATGTVSVAPPAETGAGVSEKVTVGFTAGSTGAGATELSVSAPDGWTVSPARSVGRLEPGKRASAEFTVTAPADAGVGEAVLSGTARYRAAGQDTVTTQRTAVRTMPAPPKGDAWASDLPWLNATNGWGPPERDRSNGESAAGDGHTLTLNGTTYAKGIGAHADSDIEFWLGGQCSSFTATVGIDDEINGYGGVSFSVVADGKTLWSSPTVSGKSDPVPVNVPLDGARHVHLVITDTDGTKSGDHGDWADAKFHCA from the coding sequence ATGAGCGCTCCATCCCGCAGACGCAAGGCTTTCCGTTCCAGAGGGGCGGTCCTGGCCGCCACGGCTCTGTTCGCCGTCCTGGCGGCCGAGATCGGACCGGCCCCACCGGCCGGAGCGGCGACGGCCACCGCGTCCGGGACCCCGACCGTCATCGGGGCGGTCACCGGGTTCTCCCGGTCCGGCGCCTCCTACACCTTCACGGCGGGCACGGCGAAGGCCCGGGTCGGTTTCGTCTCGGCCGACACCTTCCGCATCGAGGTGGCCCCGGACGGCACGTTCACCGACCCCGTCGGCGGCGACATCGTGCTGCCGCAGGGCGATCCACCGGCCACCCGCTGGACCGACCGCGGTGACCGCTACGAACTGTCCACGAACAAGGTGACCCTGCGGGTGTACAAGTCGCCACTGCGGTTCGCCCTGTACCGCGCCGACGGCACCCGCCTGTGGGAGGAGACCCGCGGCATCACCTGGGACGGCACCGCCACCACCCAGACGCTCGCACGCGGCGCCGACGAGCAGTTCTACGGCACGGGCGAGCAGAACGGCAGCGGCAACACCTCGCACCGCGGCAAGACGCTCAAGGTGGGCGTCGACTACAACTGGAACGAGGGCGGACACCCCAACTCGGTGCCGTTCTACCTCTCCTCGGCGGGCTACGGCGTCTACCGCAACACCTACGCGCCCGGCACCTACGCGTTCACCGACCCGGTCACCACCACCGAGCAGGAGAACCGGTTCGACGCCTACTACTTCGCCGGCGGTTCCACCAAGGACGTCATCGGCCAGTACACCAAGCTCACCGGGCGCCCCATGCTTCCCCCGGTCTACGGCCTGGAGGTCGGCGACTCCGACTGCTATCTGCACAACGCCAACCGCGGCGAGCGGCACACCCTGGACGCCCTCAAGGTCGCCGACGGCTACGTCAAGAACGACATGCCGCTGGGCTGGATGCTCGTCAACGACGGCTACGGCTGCGGCTACGAGGACCTCGCCGAGACCGCCAAGGGCCTCAACGACCGCACGATGCAGATGGGTCTGTGGACCCAGGACGGTCTGGACAAACTGGCCGACCAGGTCAAGGCGGGCCAGCGGGTGGCCAAGCTGGACGTCGCCTGGGTGGGCTCCGGCTACAAGTTCGCCCTGGACGGGTGCAAGGACGCCTACCGCGGCATCGAGGACAACAGCGACGCGCGCGGCTTCACCTGGGCCCCGGAGAGCTGGGCCGGCGCCCAGCGCTGCGGCGTGCAGTGGAGCGGTGACCAGTCCGGCAGCTGGGACTACATCCGCTGGCAGATACCCACGTACGCCGGCGCCACCATGTCGGGTCTCGCGTACACCAGCGGCGACGTCGACGGCATCTTCGGTGGCAGCGCCAAGACCTACACCCGCGACCTGCAGTGGAAGTCGTTCCTGCCGGCCGTGATGACGATGGACGGCTGGGCCGCCAAGGACAAGCAGCCCTACCAGTACGGGGAGCCGTACACCAGCATCAACCGCAAGTACCTCAAGTTGAAGGAATCCCTGCTGCCGTACATGTACACCTATGCGGCGCAGGCCAACCGCACCGGTGTGGGCGCCGTACGGCCGCTGACGCTGGAGTACCCCGACGACCCGAAGGCGGCGAGTGACGCCGCCAAGTACGAGTTCCTCACCGGCGAGGACTTCCTGGTCGCGCCCGTCTACAGCGACACCACCGTCCGCGACGGCATCTACCTGCCCAAGGGCGACTGGATCGACTACTGGTCCGGACGCACCTACCACGGTCCGACCACCGTCGACGGCTACCAGGCTCCCCTGGACACCCTGCCGCTGTTCGTCAAGGCGGGAGCGTCGATCCCGATGTGGCCCGGCATCAACTCCTACCAGGACCGCACCGCGGACTCCCCACTCGCCTGGGACATCTACCCGCAGGGCCGCACCTCCTTCACGCTGTACGAGGACGACGGTGTCACCCGGCAGCACCGGCAGGGCAAGTACGCCGAGCAGCGGGTGACGGTGACCGCCCCGGACAGCGGAGCGGGAGCGGTGCGCATCGCGGTCGGCGCCGACGCCGGTGACTTCGCCGGCAAGCAGAAGAGCCGCCCGTACCAGTTCACGGTGCACACCGGCTCCGCCCCGCACCACGTGGGCCTGGACGGTGGTGCGCTGTCCCAATTCACCTCCAAGGCCGCCTTCGACGCCGCCGACCGGGGCTGGTGGTACGACGCCTCCGACCGGGGCGGTGTCGTCCAGATCAAGACCCGCAGCATCAGCACCGACCGGGCCTTCCAGGTCGACGTGGACGGCGCGAGCGCGGTGGGCGGCAAGGTCCCGGGGGCGACGGGCACGGTCTCGGTCGCGCCGCCCGCCGAGACCGGCGCCGGCGTGTCCGAGAAGGTCACGGTCGGGTTCACCGCGGGTAGCACGGGCGCCGGGGCCACCGAGTTGTCCGTGAGCGCACCCGACGGCTGGACCGTCTCGCCGGCGCGGTCCGTCGGCCGTCTGGAGCCGGGGAAACGGGCGAGCGCGGAGTTCACCGTGACCGCGCCGGCCGACGCCGGTGTGGGCGAGGCCGTGCTCAGCGGCACCGCCCGCTACCGCGCGGCGGGGCAGGACACGGTCACCACGCAACGGACGGCGGTGCGCACCATGCCGGCCCCGCCCAAGGGTGACGCGTGGGCCAGTGATCTGCCCTGGCTGAACGCCACCAACGGCTGGGGACCGCCCGAACGCGACCGCAGCAACGGAGAGTCGGCGGCCGGCGACGGCCATACGCTCACCCTGAACGGCACCACCTACGCCAAGGGCATCGGCGCGCACGCCGACTCCGACATCGAGTTCTGGCTCGGCGGCCAGTGCTCCTCGTTCACCGCCACCGTCGGCATCGACGACGAGATCAACGGCTACGGCGGCGTGTCCTTCTCCGTCGTCGCCGACGGAAAGACGCTGTGGTCCTCCCCCACCGTCAGCGGCAAGTCCGACCCCGTGCCGGTGAACGTACCGCTGGACGGCGCCCGTCACGTCCATCTCGTCATCACCGACACCGACGGAACGAAGTCCGGCGACCACGGAGACTGGGCGGACGCGAAGTTCCACTGCGCCTGA